The Wansuia hejianensis genomic interval GAAAGGCCAGAAGCTTGGTACAGTGAAAAAAGCGATCACGAGCGGCATGGCGTACATTACGGAGGACAGAAAAATATCAGGGCTGAATCTGATCGCTTCGGTTAAGGACAATATTTCTCTTGCCTATATGGATATGATAACCAGGGCAAAATGCCTGATTGATTTCAAGAAGGAGAAAAAAATCAGTGACTCCCTGATTGAAAAGCTGAGAATTAAATGCACCAACAGGGACACTCTGGCGGGAACATTGTCCGGAGGCAATCAGCAGAAAATCGTCATAGCAAAATGGTTTATGGGGGACCCAGACCTGTTAATTATGGATGAACCTACCCGGGGAATAGACATCGGTGCCAAGGCTGAGATCTATAAGCTGATGGACCTTCTGGTGAAATCCGGAAAGAGCATCATCATGATTTCATCAGAGACGCCGGAGCTTTTGGGCATGAGTGACCGGGTAGTGGTCATGCATGAGGGACATAAAACCGGTGAATTTGAATGTGGCGAGCTGGATCAGGATAAGCTGATGGCTTACGCAATCGGTGAAGGAGATAAAGGAGAATACAGACATGAATAAGAACAGAAGTGGGGATTCTGCAAAGAAAATAAATGTGGGGGCGATCCTGGGGAAATACGGTGTTTACATAGCGCTGCTGGTTCTATTTATCGCGATGTCAGTGGCTTCCAGTTCTTTTCTCACCGTAACCAATATCTTTAACATTCTGAAACAAAACGCGGTATACGGTGTTCTGGCAGTCGGCATGACCTTCGTCATTGTGACCGGAGGAATTGACCTGTCGGTAGGGGCAATCGTAGCTATGGCAGCATGTTTTGCCACGAAGCTGGCTCAGGAAGGCACAACAACGCCCGTTGTGGCAGCGATGTTTGTGGGAATCCTGGCGGGAGTTGCCTGCGGTGCGTTCAGCGGATTTTTCATATCCTATGCGAACATACCGGCTTTTATAGCCACGTTGGCCACCTGTACCATGGTGAGAGGAATTGTTTATGTATTCACTGACGGGCGTCCGATCACGGGAGTGACCAAAGCATATCAGTACATTGGGCGCGCTTCCTGGGGTGTAGTACCCGTGGCGGTAGTGATCTACGCGGGCTTTCTGATTGTAGGAACGTTCCTGCTGAAGTATACGAAATATGGCAGGCATGTGTTTGCAGTCGGCGGCAACAAAAAGGCGGCTGTAGTATCCGGCGTAAATGTTAAGCTGACGGAGTTCATGGTTTATGTGATCTGTGGATTCTGCGCCGCGTTCGCAGGCCTCTTGCTGTCCTCACGTATCCAAACGGGACAGCCGGCCGGAGGTGAAGGCTATGAGCTGGATGCCATCACGGCAGCGGTCATTGGCGGCGCCAGCCTTTCTGGAGGTAAGGGAAGTGTCTTTGGATCGTTCATAGGTATTCTGGTAGTCGGGATTCTGACCAATGGCCTGGATCTGATGAATGTATCCTCGTATTACCAGCAGATTATCAAAGGTGCGATCATCCTTCTGGCAGTTCTGGCTGACAGGAAGAAAGAGTGACGGGATGGTAATAGCTGCAGAAGCAGATATTATAAAAATGATTTTATGGAGGGTTTAAAAATGAGAAAAAGAAGCATTATGGCAATTCTTGTTGCAGCAGCACTGGGTCTGAGCCTGACTTCCTGTGGATCTGCGGAGTCCACAGCGAAATCAGAATCTGCCTCATCGGCGAAGTCAGAGAGTGCCGGGGCGTCATCGTCCGCACCTGCAGCATCCTCTGCGTCCGGCACATCATCGTCCGGAGGGGATGAGAAATTTACCATCGCATGGGTGGACGGCAACCTGGCCAATGAATCCAATGCAGTCTGCGCTGATGCGGCAAAAGCATATGCGGAATCTCAAGGGATGGAATTCCTTCTCCTGGACGGTCAGGGTTCCGGTGAAACCCAGGTATCGCAGTGTGAAACACTGATCGCCCAGGGAGTCGACTGTGTGATTGTACAGCCTTACGACGCAGCCGCCTGCCAGGTAGGAGTCCAGGCCTGCATTGACGCCGGGGTGAACGTGCTGGTTACAAAGACGACCATTGAAGATAACAGCATCTGTCCGTTCGTCGGCCAGGATGATGTGGTGGCCGGAGAGATGGAGATGGAATGGATTGCTGAAAAGCTCGGCGGAAAAGGCAATATCGTTATTATTGAAGGGCCAACTGGTATATCGGCGGCTATCAACAGGAACGATGGAATTGAGAATGTGCTGAAGAATTATCCGGATATCAACGTATTACATACACAGCCTGCTGACTGGAACCGCGACGAGGGAATGGCTCTGATGGAGACCTGGCTGCAGACCGGAGAGCAGATTGACGCGGTGGTTGCCCATAATGATGAAATGGCGCTGGGCGCATACGATGCCATAGCAGACGCCGGACTGGCCGGACAGATCTATGTGATCGGCATTGACGCCATCGATGCGGCGAAGAAATCTGTAGCGGACGGTGAACTGGACGCCACGGTTCTCCAGGATGTGGAGACCATCGGACAGAAAACTGTAGAGGTGGCAATCGCAATGTGCAAGGGTGAAAAGGTGGATGATGTGTATAACATTGATCCGATCCTGCTGACAAAAGATAATGTGGGAGACTATTAATCAAACAGACACGTCCGTTGATGCGGACATCACGGATCATAAAAGTCAGCTGTTCCGCACCCTGGGTGCTCTCACGGCTGTCGTCCGGGACTTTTTAGAAAATGCTTGAACGTTATGTATGGCCGGCGGGCGGGTGCCTGCCGGCCCATATAATCCAGAATGAAAGGGGCACAGAAAAGATGGGCAAAACAATGAAAGCTCTGGTCTATGATAAAGCGGGACGCGAAAATTCCAGCATCCGTCAGATACCTTATCCGGAGTGCGGAGATGACGAAATTATTATTCGGGTGATGTCCTGCTCTATTTGCAAAGGGGCGGAGCATGACCATGATAATGGAAAAGGGACAGATCTGGCAAGGTATCCGGTTGTGCCGGGACATGAATTTGCCGGCTATGTACATGAGACAGGAAAAAATGTTACAGATTTCAGGATCGGGGACCGGGTGACGGCGGATAATACAGAATATTGCGGAGACTGCTATTACTGTCGGAAAGAAGAATCAAACTACTGCCCGACCTTCGGTTCGCTGGGACATAATATAAACGGCGGTTTCGCCGAATTTGTACGGCTGAAGAAAGAAAAGGTATTCCATATACCAGATCATCTGTCCTTTAACGCGGCGGCATTATCTGAGCCTGTCGCATGCTGCCTGCACGCGGTAGACCGCGCGGATATAAAATACGGGGATACGGTAGTGATATTCGGGGCGGGTTCTATGGGGCTGATACTGGCACAGCTGTTTAAAGCGTCAAATGCGAGAGCTGTTTATATGGTTGCCGGGAAGAGCAGTAAGCTGGATCTGGCCGCAAAATATGGAATCAGGCCCATCGTCATGGACAGAAATGATTATACGGTACATGAAAAGGCGATCCTGGACGAAAATCCCCTGGGAGTGGACCTGATTATAGACGCTACAGGAAGCACAAAGGTCATTTCAGAATCCATGAAGCTATTGAAAAAGGGAGGCACGCTCCTGCAGTACGCGATTGTCCACAGCGGGGAAAAGGTAGCCATGGACCCGGTGCTGATGTTCAATAATGAACTGACCTATACGGCATCCTTCTGTCAGTCTCATAATTTTGGACGGGCAGTCGAAGCCCTGGGTTCCGGAATCGTAGACGGAGACAGCCTGGTGACGGGTGAATTCCCCCTGGAAGATTTTTATGCAGGCCTGGATGAAAACGTAAATGACAGGAACTCCATCAAGGTAATCATACATCCCAATACGGAGGAGTGAAACAGATATGAAAAGAAGAGGTGTCATCAATCAGCCCCTGAGCGGCGCGCTGGCAGGCCTGGGGCATGGGGATTCTTTCCTGCTGTGCGACGTGGGTTTTCCCATACCAAAAGGCGCAGAACGGATTGACCTGGCCCTGAGCTTCGGCGTGCCCGACATGAAGCAGTGCCTGAAGGCTATTTTGGAGGAAACGGTGATCCAGAAAGTGGTGATAGCAGAGGAGATGAAAGGGATGAACGAGGAAGGATACGCCTTCGTTAAGAATACCTTTCAAAAGCAGGAATTAAATGAGATTTCTCAGGAAGAGCTGGTGCGGCTCGCGCAGAATGTGAAGTTTGTTGTGAGAAGCGGAGAACTGGGCTGTTATTCCAATCTATTGATGGAAGCGGCATCGGGGGTAGAACAATTTAAAAAAGAGCTTATCATTGATTTTCAACGGTAACTTTCCAATAATTTCATGCTGTGTCAGCCAGCGTATACGGGTTTTCTGAAGAAGCCGTCCCTCATGGGGATGGCTTCTTCAGAAAATTCGTATGTGTTGTTACACGGCGGCTTGAAAAATGAATGTCCTGTATGTCGCATTCCGTTAATTACAAATGACAATTTAAAATATTTCAATCATCCATCAGAAATCGGAAATGTGTGTTATAATTAAATAAAATCAGCATTGCATTTGCTTTGATGAAGTGGGAGTCTTTATGGGAATTGCTGTTGGAATTGATATCGGAACTACAACGATCTGTGCCTGCGCGGTCGACGCGGATTCAGGGAAGGTGCTGGAGACATGGACCAGAGAGCACGGTTCTATACAGGGCAGTATGGAATGGGAAAAGCTCCAGAGCCCGGAGGAAATTTTGACGGATGTTTTCTGGATTCTGGAGGATGTTAAGAGGAAATATGCAGGAATTGCCGGCATCGGGCTGACGGGACAGATGCATGGGATTCTGTACGTGAACAGTGAAGGGGCGGCGGTATCCCCCCTCTATACCTGGCAGGACGTAAGGGGGGAGGAATGTGTAAGGTGGCTGAAGGAAATGACGGGGTATGACTGTCCGGCCGGGTATGGCAGTGCGACTCATTGCTATAATGTACAGCATCGGATGACGCCTGCGGATGCTGCCGGATTTTGTACGATTCATGGATATCTTCTGATGAAGCTCTGCAGGCTGGAACGGGCAGTGATCCATCCTTCGGATGCGGCTGGGATCGGGTTGTATGACAGGAGGACAGGGGACTTTGACCGGGCAGCGATAGAGAAGGGCGGCATGGATGCGGGAATGTTTCCAAATGTTTCCGGAGATTTCCAGGGCGTGACGGATGACGGAATTCCAGTGGCTGTGGGGATCGGGGATAACCAGGCCAGTTTTTGCGGTGCAGTGCGGGAACCGGCTGAAAGTGTACTGGTGAATATGGGCACAGGCAGCCAGGTATCAGTCTGGAGCCGGAAGCCGGTACATGGCACAGGACTGGAATTCAGGCCTTATCTGGAACAGGATTATCTCGCTGCCGGATCTTCCCTGTGCGGCGGGAGGGCGTATGCAGTTCTGGAGCGTTTCTTTCGTGAGGCAGTGGAGCTGAGCGGCCGTCCGGCGGAGTCCATGTACGGGATCATGAACAGGCTGGCGGAGAATTATAAGGAACTGGCTGAGCCCTTGGAGGTGCGGACAACCTTTTGTGGAACCAGGGAGCGGCCGGAGCTGAGGGGAGCCATTGAAGGGATTGGAATTGATAATTTTACTCCTGCCCATCTGACAGTAGGATTTCTGATGGGATGTGTGGAAGAATTGTATGGGATGTACAGAAGTGCTCAGGAGATACTGCGGATAAAACCGAGGATTCTGGTTGGGGCGGGCAACGGCCTGAGGAATAACCGGGCGCTGCGGAACATGATAGCGGAGCGATTTCAGATGGATTTGAGAATACCGGTACATCGGGAAGAGGCGGCGTTCGGAGCGGCGCTGTTTTCATTGAAATGCTGCAGAGGTCTGACGGCAGAAGAGGCAGGAAGGTATATTGAATATGAAACAGAGCATTGACGGAAAAGCCGGATGCCGCAGGGTGTGACCTGCGGCATCCGGCCCTTTTCCGGGAAATATGGTTTAATCTGCAATCTTTATAACGGCTTTTACTATATCCGCCTTATTGTTCACGCTGCTGTCCATCGCGTTCTGGACGTCATCCAGATCGAAAATATCTGTCACAATGCCCTTCAGGTCTACCTTGCCTTCAGCCACTGCTTTAATTGCCAGCGGATAGATGTGGCGGTAGCGGAATACGGAGCGGATGGTCAGCTCTTTGTCACAGATCATGCTGGTGTTCAGGTTCATGGTACCGGAGGCGCTGTAGCCAACCTGTACGAGCGTACCGTCCTTTACCAGCATTTCCAGGCCCTGGTTTGCACAGATCTCAGAACCGGAGGTCTCGATCACCAGATCACAGCCGCGGCCGTTGGTCAGCTCTTCGATTTCCTTTACCGCGTCTTTTTCTTTACCATTGATCACGCCGGTGGCTCCCAGCTCGAGGGCTTTGTCCAGACGTTTCTGCATGATGTCAACTACGTATACGTCGGTCACGCCCAGCGCCTTCAGCGCCATCATGGATACCAGACCGATACAGCCAGATCCGGTGACTACGGCTACCTGTCCCATATGGGCTCCGCCCTGCTGTGCTGCATGGAAACCTACAGCCAGAGGTTCAATCAGAGCGCCCTCCATGGTACTGACATTATCCGGAAGCTTGAAGCAAAGGCCCGCTTCATGGGCAACGTATTCCTGGAACACACCGTCTACCGGCGGAGTGGCGAAGAACACCACGTCCGGGCAGAGGTTGTAGCGCCCGGTCTTGCAGAATTCACAGTGTCCGCAGGTTTTGCCCGGCTCCAGGGCTACCCGGTCGCCGGCCTTCAGGCCTTTCACATTTTTACCTACTTCAACAATTGTGCCGCCCGGCTCATGTCCGAGAACAAAAGGTGGCTCTACTATGTAATCACCGATCCGTCCGTGTTCATAATAATGGAGATCGGAACCACAGATTCCCACATACTCCAGCTTCACAAGCACCTCATCATCCTTCGGTACCGGGATCGGGCGCTGTTCAAAGCCCATCTTTCCGATGCCGTTCATCACGGCTACTTTCATTGTACCTTCCATAACGATACACCTCCCAGGTCGTTTAAACTAATAATTGAATGACTTTATAAAAGTATTTATAAAAGTATGAGCCTATTATAAGTTCTCTTTCAAAATCTGTCAATGGTTAATTAAAAAATAAAAAATCTCTTTTAATTGATAAAAAATGCACAAAGGAAATAAAATTTTTAAAAAGTTATTGTTGACAAGTACAAAAAATAGAGTTATTATAGAGCCACTTAAGAAAATACTTTTTTAAATTCGCTTCAAAAGAGTGAAAGGAGAGCACACTCTCCGGCCATGATAAGGAGAAGATGAAAAAGAGTTCTGATTATTTAATGGGAGGTGTAATGGATGGCTGAAAATCAAACGATACTTGAGTTGCAGCATATATCCAAGTATTTTCCTGGTGTG includes:
- a CDS encoding substrate-binding domain-containing protein; translation: MRKRSIMAILVAAALGLSLTSCGSAESTAKSESASSAKSESAGASSSAPAASSASGTSSSGGDEKFTIAWVDGNLANESNAVCADAAKAYAESQGMEFLLLDGQGSGETQVSQCETLIAQGVDCVIVQPYDAAACQVGVQACIDAGVNVLVTKTTIEDNSICPFVGQDDVVAGEMEMEWIAEKLGGKGNIVIIEGPTGISAAINRNDGIENVLKNYPDINVLHTQPADWNRDEGMALMETWLQTGEQIDAVVAHNDEMALGAYDAIADAGLAGQIYVIGIDAIDAAKKSVADGELDATVLQDVETIGQKTVEVAIAMCKGEKVDDVYNIDPILLTKDNVGDY
- the rbsD gene encoding D-ribose pyranase codes for the protein MKRRGVINQPLSGALAGLGHGDSFLLCDVGFPIPKGAERIDLALSFGVPDMKQCLKAILEETVIQKVVIAEEMKGMNEEGYAFVKNTFQKQELNEISQEELVRLAQNVKFVVRSGELGCYSNLLMEAASGVEQFKKELIIDFQR
- a CDS encoding ABC transporter permease, producing the protein MNKNRSGDSAKKINVGAILGKYGVYIALLVLFIAMSVASSSFLTVTNIFNILKQNAVYGVLAVGMTFVIVTGGIDLSVGAIVAMAACFATKLAQEGTTTPVVAAMFVGILAGVACGAFSGFFISYANIPAFIATLATCTMVRGIVYVFTDGRPITGVTKAYQYIGRASWGVVPVAVVIYAGFLIVGTFLLKYTKYGRHVFAVGGNKKAAVVSGVNVKLTEFMVYVICGFCAAFAGLLLSSRIQTGQPAGGEGYELDAITAAVIGGASLSGGKGSVFGSFIGILVVGILTNGLDLMNVSSYYQQIIKGAIILLAVLADRKKE
- a CDS encoding zinc-dependent alcohol dehydrogenase family protein; translation: MGKTMKALVYDKAGRENSSIRQIPYPECGDDEIIIRVMSCSICKGAEHDHDNGKGTDLARYPVVPGHEFAGYVHETGKNVTDFRIGDRVTADNTEYCGDCYYCRKEESNYCPTFGSLGHNINGGFAEFVRLKKEKVFHIPDHLSFNAAALSEPVACCLHAVDRADIKYGDTVVIFGAGSMGLILAQLFKASNARAVYMVAGKSSKLDLAAKYGIRPIVMDRNDYTVHEKAILDENPLGVDLIIDATGSTKVISESMKLLKKGGTLLQYAIVHSGEKVAMDPVLMFNNELTYTASFCQSHNFGRAVEALGSGIVDGDSLVTGEFPLEDFYAGLDENVNDRNSIKVIIHPNTEE
- a CDS encoding sedoheptulokinase; the protein is MGIAVGIDIGTTTICACAVDADSGKVLETWTREHGSIQGSMEWEKLQSPEEILTDVFWILEDVKRKYAGIAGIGLTGQMHGILYVNSEGAAVSPLYTWQDVRGEECVRWLKEMTGYDCPAGYGSATHCYNVQHRMTPADAAGFCTIHGYLLMKLCRLERAVIHPSDAAGIGLYDRRTGDFDRAAIEKGGMDAGMFPNVSGDFQGVTDDGIPVAVGIGDNQASFCGAVREPAESVLVNMGTGSQVSVWSRKPVHGTGLEFRPYLEQDYLAAGSSLCGGRAYAVLERFFREAVELSGRPAESMYGIMNRLAENYKELAEPLEVRTTFCGTRERPELRGAIEGIGIDNFTPAHLTVGFLMGCVEELYGMYRSAQEILRIKPRILVGAGNGLRNNRALRNMIAERFQMDLRIPVHREEAAFGAALFSLKCCRGLTAEEAGRYIEYETEH
- a CDS encoding NAD(P)-dependent alcohol dehydrogenase, whose translation is MEGTMKVAVMNGIGKMGFEQRPIPVPKDDEVLVKLEYVGICGSDLHYYEHGRIGDYIVEPPFVLGHEPGGTIVEVGKNVKGLKAGDRVALEPGKTCGHCEFCKTGRYNLCPDVVFFATPPVDGVFQEYVAHEAGLCFKLPDNVSTMEGALIEPLAVGFHAAQQGGAHMGQVAVVTGSGCIGLVSMMALKALGVTDVYVVDIMQKRLDKALELGATGVINGKEKDAVKEIEELTNGRGCDLVIETSGSEICANQGLEMLVKDGTLVQVGYSASGTMNLNTSMICDKELTIRSVFRYRHIYPLAIKAVAEGKVDLKGIVTDIFDLDDVQNAMDSSVNNKADIVKAVIKIAD